In Mercurialis annua linkage group LG6, ddMerAnnu1.2, whole genome shotgun sequence, the following are encoded in one genomic region:
- the LOC126688089 gene encoding B3 domain-containing transcription factor NGA1-like, with protein MNFAEQESEFSDKQEPEEEEEEEDEELMTMNQTTSKLPFSSPNSSSSSSSTQFRNFLPQLHHLNNNNNLWLPSSDHQRDSSPNFDKKLDLMDLSLGNDHHSIINGGAVTNTSAAASSASEREHMFDKVVTPSDVGKLNRLVIPKQHAEKYFPLDSSSNEKGLLLNFEDRNGKPWRFRYSYWNSSQSYVMTKGWSRFVKEKKLDAGDIVSFQRGVGESGKHRLYIDWRRRPNAPDPTHFELQNQLHFPQSVRWGRLYSLPQPLSPLPRVPYDQSQFHHLNYSIQPYNNSNNNHHHHYQYQHQQYGNPQYYLRPPQPPPPGVIQFGTVHHQQQQADHHQAGSTMVIDSIPVAHGRSVGKRLRLFGVNMECLSQDDQSSSSSDNMVPFSPHLAPQSRLSSSSSGGGGSMSTSRQQPPDHHHHPQQHHHEFSKKGKTSLSFDLDL; from the coding sequence agaattaatgACGATGAACCAAACAACAAGTAAGCTTCCTTTTTCTTCTCCtaattcttcttcatcttcttcttctactcAATTCAGAAACTTTCTTCCTCAACTTCATCACttaaacaacaacaacaatctATGGCTTCCTTCGTCTGATCATCAACGCGACTCGTCTCCGAATTTCGACAAGAAACTTGACTTGATGGACTTATCACTAGGAAATGATCATCACAGTATCATTAATGGCGGGGCTGTTACTAATACAAGTGCTGCTGCGAGCAGTGCGTCTGAAAGAGAGCATATGTTTGATAAAGTAGTGACTCCGAGTGATGTAGGTAAGCTTAACCGGCTCGTGATTCCGAAACAACATGCTGAGAAGTATTTTCCGCTTGATTCGTCGTCGAACGAGAAGGGTCTTCTGCTGAATTTCGAGGACCGGAACGGGAAGCCGTGGAGGTTCCGGTACTCGTATTGGAACAGCAGTCAGAGCTACGTTATGACGAAAGGGTGGAGTCGTTTTGTGAAGGAAAAGAAGCTGGATGCGGGTGATATAGTGTCGTTTCAACGAGGAGTAGGCGAGTCAGGGAAGCATCGTCTGTATATAGACTGGAGACGCAGGCCTAATGCACCAGATCCAACACATTTTGAGCTACAAAATCAGCTACACTTCCCACAGTCGGTGCGGTGGGGTAGACTCTATTCATTGCCTCAGCCTTTGTCGCCTCTGCCGAGAGTACCCTATGACCAATCTCAGTTCCACCATTTGAATTACAGTATTCAACCTTACAATAATAGCAACAacaatcatcatcatcactacCAATATCAACACCAGCAATACGGCAACCCCCAGTATTACTTACGGCCGCCACAGCCGCCCCCACCCGGAGTCATACAATTCGGGACAGTGCATCATCAGCAACAACAAGCTGATCATCATCAAGCTGGATCAACAATGGTGATTGATTCAATTCCGGTTGCTCACGGAAGAAGCGTAGGAAAAAGACTGAGGCTGTTCGGTGTGAACATGGAATGCCTATCACAAGATGAtcaatcttcttcttcatctgaCAACATGGTTCCATTTTCTCCTCATTTAGCTCCACAGTCAAGATTATCAAGCAGCagcagcggcggcggcggctCGATGTCAACAAGCAGACAGCAACCACctgatcatcatcatcatcctcaaCAACATCATCATGAATTTTCAAAGAAAGGAAAGACTTCTTTGTCTTTTGATTTAGATCTTTGA